A region of the Longimicrobium sp. genome:
TAGCCTCGGACACCCGCCGCCACCTGGGTTCCGACCTGCAGGGCGAACTGGATTTGGAACTCGTTGCCGGCGATCGAGAACGGCTCGGAGTTTCCGATATCCAGCTCTCCCCCGAACATGAAAGAACCGGCGTCGGCGTTGAAGGAGAAGAACAGGTTCATGAAATCGATGCTGGGGAACCCGTCCGGAAGCGTGACACCCCAGTCTTTGCACAACTCCGCGATCAGCCCCGTCAGCGGCAGGTGTTCGCCTTCCTGGGTCTGCCCTGCGAAAGTCCAGCCTTGGCCCGCCCCGGGAAACATCGCGGAAAGATCGATTTCGATCCCTCCCACGACGATCGAGCCGGCGACGTCATAGGTGATCCCGCCGGATCCGCCGATAACCATGGACAGATCGGCCGAGGTGATGCCCACCCCGGGCGCGAAGTTCCAGCCCTGCCAGCCGTCGGGCGTGCCGATGAGGATCTGGGTGCTCACGAGCCCGGGTGGCGCGAGGGAGCAGACGAATCCCACCTGCTTCACCCCCACGGTGGACACGATATCCTTGAAGGGGGATTGCAGGGCGTCGCCGATGTTTACGCTGCCGATGAACGTGAAAACCTCGGCGATGGTGAGGGGATCGACGAACGTGGCCTTGAAATGCCAGTAACCGGCGGCGACGGGCACCTCCATGGTCAGGCGAGAGGTGACTCCGTTGATGGCGACGTTCCCGCCGATCGTCCCGACGACCGGCACGGGGGCGTTCCCCACCGTGAAGGTGAAACCCGGATCCGACAAGGTGAACCAGTCGATCCCGGGAAGGGTGAGCGGCTGGGAGGCGAAATCGATGGATATGTCTGCCGAGTATTGCTCCAGAGCCAGGGTGAAGACCATGCCCACCGTGAAGGTCCCGAAACCGAAAGAAGCGGTCGTGCCCGAAAGCGATACGGTTTGCTGATCCTGGGAGAGGACCACGCCATCGGCGTCCACGTCTACGGCCATGGCATTGCCGGAGAGCAGGTTGGCGCAGAATCCGGCGATGTTCTGGGACGCTGGGAAAACCGGACCGGGGATGTCCAGGGTTTTTCCCGCGTAGGGGAGCAGTTGGCCGTAGAGCTCGAGGATGGTCATATCGGTTCCTTGGGGCGGTTTTTCCGATGCGTTCAAGTCCCTGCGTTGATGGCGGCGACTGCATACCCCATCCCCTTGAGGAGTTTGTCGTTCGCCGGATTGCGGAAATAGTCCCCCAAGCCCTTGAAGTAGAGTGCCTGCCGGCTGTCCGGGGTCATGACGTCCCGAAAGAAGGTCGCGAGGGTATCCAGTTTGTTCTGGTACACCACGCAAAGATTGACCGATTCCGTATCGCAGGCGGCCCGCAGGAAGTCGAACATCTGTTGCTTGTCGAGTACGTTGGCCGGGAACGAATCGTCGTCGAAATTCACCGCCGCCCTCAGGGCGAAAAATTTGAGCTGGAGCTTGTTTTCCGCGTCGATAAAATTGCGGAGCCTCAGATAGTTCTGGATCTGATCGAACACCGGCCCAGGCTGCTGCCCGAAAGTCGCGGCGTTGATCGCGATGTCGGGGATCCGATTCCACACGACCGCATTCTGCGCTTTGAAGCACGCCTTGGCTTCGTCGTTCTGGAGGGTCTCCCGGAGAGGCTTGCTCTCGGAGCCGGCCAGGGTAAAGGGAAGGCTCGGGTACAGGAAAACCTTCAGCTTCCGCTCTGCGGGCAGGGGAAAGGAAAAGATGTTATCGAATCCGGTCTCCTGCTTCGAAAGTTGGAGGTAGGGGCGCCCCGAATTCAGCATGACGGGCATGGTGCCCTTGCCTTCGAAGACGGGCGGAAGCGGGCTGTTGAGGTAGAAGTAATTGAACAGCGGAGCATCCACGGGACCTATGTTGGCGATAAGGACCTGATTGTTCGCGAGGCCGGTGACCGACGCGTTGCTCCAGGGGGACCCGAGGGCCCAGCACGAAACGCGGTCGCGATAATTCGCGGGGAGCAGGGCCCGCAGATCCGCGATCCATGTGAGCGGATAGTCGTTCAGGGTCATCAGGACCGTCCCCACGGCCGTGGGCGCCACCCCTTGCCCTTGCCCCTGCCCCTCCAGAACCGAAAGTACGAGGTTCGCCAGGGCCAGGATCTGCGGTAGGCTCGTCCAATTGGAGAGCATCGTCGAGGCGGTGCCGTCTGGTTTTACGCCGTGGGCCAGGCCGTAGACGGGCATCAGCAGCTTGGTGGCCCCATTGGCGCAGCAATTGGCCTGGATGCAAGTCACGGCGGCCTGGGCCCCTGGGTCCGAGATGCGGGCGATCTCGGACGATACGGCCGCCCAGGTGACGGTCGTGAGATCCTGAGAGTAACAGGTCATGCCCAGGAACTGCAGTTGCCCCAAAGGCTTCTGGTTCCCGAGATCGATCGTCGTGTTTTGCGCATAGAGATAATTCGCGGCGTTCCACTGGAAGGGCTGAAGCATCAGGAAGTACCGCACGTTGCAAATTGGCTTGGGATTGGTTTTGGGACTGTCCACGCCGCCGGAGAACCCGAATTCGACCTCCTCAGCGGGAGGACCATCGCTCGTGGCCAGAAAGGTGAAATCGCAACCGCCCAAGGTGTCGCTGTGGTAAACCGCGTCGGCGATTTTCTCCTTGTTCAGCGGGTCGATCTGGAGCGTTAATTCCGGGAGCAGCGACTGCAATGTTTTCGCGTTCCCGGTGGCGTCGATGTAGACCACCCCGATGGCGTTGGTGTACCCCCAGGAGATGATCCTCCTGATGAGAAGGCAGGTGGTCGTTTGGTGCCCACGCGATGAGGAATCCGGCACATATACGCGGATGGTGTTTTGCCCCGCGAGATACGTCTTGACGGCTCCCAAGGTGTTCGCAGTGGCCGCCTCCCCCCCCGCGATCGCCGCTCCCAGGACCTGTCCGACGTTCTGAGGCGGAGGCTTCGCTTTGAGATAGATCCTCGCCGCGGTTCCATCGACCTGCCGGCCGATGCAGGCGTCCCCCGCGCGGGTCACCGCCGTGACTCCGGCATCGGAAAAAAGATCGTAGTGTTGGAAAAGGATGTCGAAAACCGGTTCCCAGGGAGTACAGACGGTGGGATCCGTTACGTCCCTGCCTCCCTTCAGGAGCAGGGGATCATCCTCATTCAGATCTTTCAGCCCAAGAAAGACGATCACGGCCAGGTTCTCCGGCGTCCATTTGACGACCTGGTTGCCGGCATCCAGGAATTGGAAGGTCAGGGTGATCAGCGGCATGCTTAGCAGCCTTTCGGGCGCGGCGCGGTCGATGCGGCCCGGGTTTGCGCTGCGGAATGATTCGGTCCGGACGGCGCGGACGCGCGGGGCATGGTGGCCCTTCCCGCCGTCAAGACCCTTTCTCCTGGATCGAGAAGATGGACATGTTCAGGTTCGCGTCCGTCGCCTGCGACCCGGAGCACCCGTTGTTGCGCCCCAGGAAATACTCCTTGGACACGAACACGTCGGTGTAATTGTTGTTCACGCCGTAGGTCGCGATGTCGATCGGGTTCCCGTTGGTCTGCTCCAGGGTGATGGACCCCACCACGGTCGCTCCCCCGTTGGAGATGTCCACCACCGAAAGACTCTTGTCGCAGTAATTGCTCACGAACAGCAGGTTCCCCGAATCGGTGATCCTGGCCGCCGACGGCCCGCTGCCCACCGTCAAGGTGGCCGTGACCGTCCGGCTGGCCGTATCGATGACGGTGACGGTCCCGCCCTGAAAGTTGGTCACGAACAGGCGGGCCTTGTTCTGGTCCAGGGTGAGGCTGAAGGGCTGGAACCCGGCCGTGATCGGGTCGAGGGTCGAGTTGGTCGTGGTGTCGATGACGCAGACCAGGTTGTCCCCCGAGCAGGCTACGAACAGGATGGTCCCCACCAGGGCGAAGGCGCAGGGCTCGGTGCTCTGCAAGCCGATGGTGGCCGTGACGGCGTTCTGGGCCAGGCTGATCACCGAGACGTTCTGGCTGTCGTAATTGCCCACGTACAGGTTCGCGCCGGCCGCGTCGAAGGCGTAGGCCTCGGGGCTGGTGCCCACCGTGATGTCCTGCACGTAGGCGAAGCTGTTCCCGCCCTCGCTGACGTTGTAGGCGGAGACGGTCGTGAGCTGGTGCTGTTGCAGATAATACATCTGGGTCCCGGCCGGGTTGATGGCCAGACTGTACGGAGGGGGGCCTTGCTGTTGCAGCGAGGCTACCTGGGTCTGGGAAGCGGCATCGAACATGTAGATAGTGCCGGGCCCCGACCCGCCCGCCTGCGCCGTGAACAATTTCAGCCCGTCCTGGGTGAGGGCCAGGATGTTGCCGGGAAAGGTGGTGGGCGAAACCGCGTGGGTGGCCTGCAGCACCTGGTACACGGCGCCCGCGGCGGCATTGGCCACGTAGACGATCGAGTTGGACGGGTTGCTGATGGAAATCGGCAGGGATTGGAAGGCCGTGCCGTTGCCCATCGAACCCACGTTCACGCTGGCGTAGGCCTTGTACGCGTACACGGTCAGGCTGGCGTACACCGGCTGCCCGTCCGTTCCCCAGGGGGTGGCCTTCAGCGTGTAGGTGGTGGTCCCGTTCACCGTCACGGACAGGCTGGTGCCGGTCTGGATGCCGTGGTCGACGACCTCGATGGTTTTCGCATCCTGGACCTGCCAGCTCAAGGTGACGACATTGGCGCCGTTGATGTTCACCAGCAGGCTGGAAGCCGTGAAGGACGAAATGACGGCGGGGGGCTGGATCACCGTGATGGAAAACGTCTTGGTGTCCGTGGCGGCCTCTCCCGGAGCCTTGTAGACCGACAGGGTGAAAACCGTGGACTCCCTGTCGGGAGCCCGGGGGGGCACGTAGCTCCCCTCGTCGAAGCCGATATCGGTGGGGCTGGCGAGGTTGACCGGGTTCCCGTCGCGCAGGGCATAAACCAGGGTGACGTAGGCGGCCACCTCGGTCTGGTAGGCGATGACCACGTTGTCGCCCACCTTGATGGTCGCGGGAACGACCTGGAAAGAGGATGCGGGAATGGAAGGTACGGCGACCTGCTTCTGGAGCTCGATGGAAAAGTAGCCGTCGGCGTATCCCGGCACGAAGTTCCACTGCACGTGCAACGACGAGAGCGTCTGGGGAGCGACGTTGAGGTCGGTGATGATGTTCCCG
Encoded here:
- a CDS encoding YncE family protein; the protein is MSASFNDSCFSCLNDKAQPPALVVYSTTDTTWNSLTFTLVNNTGTDLTLTGGVPVNGTQEGGASSFAFDFSTILTDAQASAMQVGDAKGEWEAVYFPPGDHGSPTWAVAPRQDFPFANGSRVDFKLRNIACTSQTPGAFDVLFYNVPGVAQRTFPFSYLVAVLNPPQGDDLKKVLDCGVLNGTVQHVIQPASNPPAGDSGAPPIPVYITYDNTFPIQNSLTVYLENNSSHPLVPSGTPLGGAVFTFSFLFGTDDDAALTTQALGDQITIGVDPDSPSKWSSTAHQAGTGNWIFTPGSPPLIAANQGVRFPIGNIITDLNVAPQTLSSLHVQWNFVPGYADGYFSIELQKQVAVPSIPASSFQVVPATIKVGDNVVIAYQTEVAAYVTLVYALRDGNPVNLASPTDIGFDEGSYVPPRAPDRESTVFTLSVYKAPGEAATDTKTFSITVIQPPAVISSFTASSLLVNINGANVVTLSWQVQDAKTIEVVDHGIQTGTSLSVTVNGTTTYTLKATPWGTDGQPVYASLTVYAYKAYASVNVGSMGNGTAFQSLPISISNPSNSIVYVANAAAGAVYQVLQATHAVSPTTFPGNILALTQDGLKLFTAQAGGSGPGTIYMFDAASQTQVASLQQQGPPPYSLAINPAGTQMYYLQQHQLTTVSAYNVSEGGNSFAYVQDITVGTSPEAYAFDAAGANLYVGNYDSQNVSVISLAQNAVTATIGLQSTEPCAFALVGTILFVACSGDNLVCVIDTTTNSTLDPITAGFQPFSLTLDQNKARLFVTNFQGGTVTVIDTASRTVTATLTVGSGPSAARITDSGNLLFVSNYCDKSLSVVDISNGGATVVGSITLEQTNGNPIDIATYGVNNNYTDVFVSKEYFLGRNNGCSGSQATDANLNMSIFSIQEKGS